One part of the Candidatus Margulisiibacteriota bacterium genome encodes these proteins:
- the gmd gene encoding GDP-mannose 4,6-dehydratase → TGQDGSYLAEQLLARGYAVHGMIRRSSSFNTKRIDHLYKDQHNKNVRLFLHYGDLTDSSNINRLLEKIAPDEIYNLGAQSHVQVSFEVPEYTAHVDGIGALRFLDAIKETGLKDKTRFYQASTSELYGLVQETPQSEKTPFYPRSPYAAAKLYAYWIVVNYREAYGLHASNGILFNHESPRRGETFVTRKITMAAARIKAGLQDCLYIGNLEAKRDWGYAPEYTEMMQLMLQQPQPDDYVVATGEMHTVREFTEKAFAELDLKIIWSGQGVDEIGREEKTGQPLVKIDPRYFRPTEVEQLLGNPAKAKKQLGWEPKVKFAELVKIMTQADWVDIHGKTK, encoded by the coding sequence ACCGGACAGGACGGCTCGTATCTGGCCGAACAGTTGCTGGCCAGAGGCTACGCGGTGCACGGCATGATCCGCCGTTCCAGTTCGTTTAACACCAAACGCATCGATCATCTCTATAAAGATCAGCACAACAAAAATGTCCGTTTGTTTCTGCATTACGGCGACCTGACCGACAGCAGCAATATTAACCGTCTGCTGGAAAAGATCGCGCCGGACGAAATTTACAATCTCGGCGCGCAGTCGCATGTGCAGGTGTCTTTTGAGGTGCCGGAGTATACGGCGCACGTGGACGGCATCGGCGCTTTGAGATTTTTGGACGCTATTAAAGAAACCGGCCTTAAGGACAAAACGCGCTTTTATCAAGCCTCCACCAGCGAACTGTACGGTCTGGTGCAGGAAACACCGCAGTCGGAGAAAACGCCTTTTTATCCGCGCAGTCCGTACGCCGCGGCCAAACTCTACGCTTACTGGATCGTGGTCAATTACCGCGAGGCTTACGGCCTGCACGCTTCTAACGGCATACTTTTCAATCACGAGTCTCCGCGCCGCGGCGAAACGTTCGTCACGCGCAAGATCACCATGGCCGCCGCCCGCATCAAAGCCGGTCTGCAGGACTGCCTGTATATCGGCAATCTTGAGGCCAAACGCGACTGGGGCTACGCGCCGGAATACACCGAGATGATGCAGCTCATGCTCCAGCAGCCGCAGCCGGACGATTACGTCGTGGCCACGGGCGAGATGCACACTGTCCGCGAATTTACCGAAAAAGCTTTTGCTGAACTGGACTTGAAAATCATTTGGTCGGGGCAAGGCGTGGACGAAATCGGGCGCGAGGAAAAAACCGGCCAGCCGCTCGTCAAGATCGACCCGCGTTATTTTCGTCCGACAGAAGTCGAGCAATTGCTGGGCAATCCCGCCAAGGCTAAAAAACAATTGGGCTGGGAACCGAAAGTAAAATTTGCCGAGCTGGTCAAAATAATGACCCAGGCTGACTGGGTGGATATTCATGGAAAAACAAAATAA
- a CDS encoding GDP-L-fucose synthase has translation MEKQNKIFVAGHKGLVGSAIVRRLQKAGHANILTADRRELDLLDQKAVADFFQREKPEYVIDAAAKVGGIKANDDLSADFLYENLTLQNNIIHNAYVSGVKKLLFLGSSCIYPRDCAQPIKEKYLLTGPLEKTNEAYALAKIAGVTLCRMYRKQHGCAFISAMPTNLYGTNDNYHPEHSHVIPGLIRRFHEAKINNAPEVVCWGTGSPRREFLHVDDLADACYFLLQNYSSAEHVNVGAGTDLTIKELAGLIAKVVGFSGVILWDETKPDGTPRKLLDVSKLTSLGWKYKIDLETGLRQTYQDFLNNKNIRK, from the coding sequence ATGGAAAAACAAAATAAGATTTTCGTCGCCGGACACAAAGGTCTGGTCGGCTCAGCCATTGTGCGCCGTCTGCAAAAAGCCGGGCACGCCAATATTCTGACCGCTGACCGCCGGGAGCTCGATCTTCTCGATCAAAAAGCCGTTGCGGATTTTTTCCAGCGGGAAAAACCGGAATACGTCATCGACGCCGCGGCCAAAGTCGGCGGTATTAAAGCCAATGACGATCTTTCGGCGGATTTTCTTTACGAAAATCTGACGCTGCAAAACAACATCATTCACAACGCGTATGTCTCCGGCGTAAAAAAATTATTATTTCTGGGCTCATCCTGCATTTATCCGCGCGACTGCGCCCAGCCGATCAAGGAAAAATATTTATTGACCGGGCCTTTAGAAAAAACCAATGAAGCCTACGCGCTGGCCAAGATCGCCGGGGTCACGCTCTGCCGGATGTACCGCAAACAGCACGGCTGCGCTTTTATTTCCGCCATGCCGACCAATCTATATGGAACTAATGATAATTATCACCCGGAACATTCGCACGTCATACCCGGTCTCATCCGCCGTTTTCACGAAGCCAAAATCAACAACGCGCCGGAAGTCGTCTGCTGGGGCACGGGCAGTCCGCGACGCGAATTTTTGCACGTCGACGATCTGGCTGACGCCTGTTATTTTCTCCTGCAAAATTATTCCAGCGCGGAGCACGTCAATGTCGGCGCAGGCACAGACCTGACCATCAAAGAGCTGGCCGGGCTCATCGCCAAAGTTGTTGGGTTTTCCGGAGTTATACTCTGGGACGAGACTAAACCGGATGGCACGCCGCGCAAATTACTCGACGTCAGCAAATTAACGTCATTGGGCTGGAAATATAAAATCGATCTGGAAACAGGTCTGCGGCAAACCTATCAGGATTTTCTAAATAATAAAAATATCCGAAAGTAA
- a CDS encoding plasmid pRiA4b ORF-3 family protein, which produces MPAAKFTVPKAEKYTRVFQFKIVLDETDVWRVIQVPDSYTFFDLHVAIQDAMGWIDRHLFLFKYVQDGKKIELHMPGQEPEHSPDYVPEAVIEYATKTALLDYFPRKRSVKYLYDFGDDWLHTIRLEKTLPREKDKKYPICLSGNMACPPEDCGGLPGYAECIAVASGRKKNNELQEWLLGWKPRYFDLSLIRFDSPSRRFEERHRYRG; this is translated from the coding sequence ATGCCAGCGGCTAAATTTACTGTCCCCAAGGCTGAAAAATATACTCGGGTTTTTCAGTTTAAAATTGTTTTGGACGAGACAGATGTGTGGCGTGTTATTCAGGTGCCTGATTCATATACTTTTTTTGATTTACACGTGGCGATTCAAGATGCCATGGGGTGGATAGATAGGCATTTGTTTTTATTTAAGTATGTACAGGATGGCAAAAAAATTGAATTGCATATGCCGGGGCAGGAACCTGAGCATAGTCCTGATTATGTGCCAGAAGCAGTTATTGAGTATGCTACAAAAACTGCGCTGCTTGATTATTTTCCTAGAAAACGCAGTGTAAAATATCTATATGATTTTGGCGACGATTGGCTGCATACCATAAGGCTGGAAAAAACCTTGCCCAGAGAAAAGGATAAGAAATATCCGATTTGTTTGTCTGGCAATATGGCTTGCCCGCCGGAGGACTGTGGCGGACTTCCGGGTTATGCTGAATGTATAGCGGTGGCTTCCGGACGCAAGAAAAACAATGAATTACAAGAATGGTTGCTAGGTTGGAAGCCGCGGTATTTTGATTTAAGTTTGATAAGGTTTGATTCGCCAAGCCGGAGATTTGAGGAGCGTCATAGATATAGAGGGTAG